A region from the Nocardioides coralli genome encodes:
- a CDS encoding succinate dehydrogenase/fumarate reductase iron-sulfur subunit → MGYDLKLRIWRGDVDGGELRDYSVEVSEGEVVLDALHRLQATQTGDLAIRWNCKAGKCGSCSAEINGRPRLMCMTRLSDFAEDEVITVTPMRTFPVIRDLVTDVSFNYRKARQLPGAELGPRDPDGKRRMMQVDVERGQEYRKCIECFLCQDVCHVVRDHEDNKEAFAGPRFFLRYAELDMHPLDTHDRRQLAQEAAGLGMCNITKCCTEVCPEGIRITDNAIIPMKERVVDRKYDPLVWLGNKIGIRNKDNEGRTEV, encoded by the coding sequence ATGGGATACGACCTGAAGCTCCGCATCTGGCGGGGCGACGTGGACGGCGGCGAGCTGCGCGACTACTCCGTGGAGGTCTCGGAGGGCGAGGTCGTCCTCGACGCCCTGCACCGGCTGCAGGCCACCCAGACCGGCGACCTCGCGATCAGGTGGAACTGCAAGGCCGGCAAGTGCGGCTCCTGCAGCGCGGAGATCAACGGCCGGCCCCGGCTGATGTGCATGACGCGGCTGTCGGACTTCGCCGAGGACGAGGTCATCACGGTCACCCCGATGCGTACCTTCCCCGTGATCCGCGACCTGGTCACCGACGTCTCCTTCAACTACCGCAAGGCCCGGCAGCTCCCCGGCGCCGAGCTGGGCCCCCGCGACCCGGACGGCAAGCGGCGGATGATGCAGGTCGACGTCGAGCGCGGCCAGGAGTACCGCAAGTGCATCGAGTGCTTCCTGTGCCAGGACGTGTGCCACGTCGTCCGCGACCACGAGGACAACAAGGAGGCCTTCGCCGGCCCACGGTTCTTCCTGCGGTACGCCGAGCTCGACATGCACCCGCTCGACACCCACGACCGTCGGCAGCTGGCGCAGGAGGCCGCCGGGCTCGGGATGTGCAACATCACCAAGTGCTGCACCGAGGTGTGCCCCGAGGGGATCCGGATCACCGACAACGCGATCATCCCAATGAAGGAGCGCGTGGTGGACCGGAAGTACGACCCGCTGGTGTGGCTGGGCAACAAGATCGGCATCCGCAACAAGGACAACGAGGGCCGCACCGAGGTGTGA
- a CDS encoding thioredoxin family protein, translating into MAAESTMVPLGTPLPAFRLPSATGEEVAAEDYDGRMLLVAFLSQHCPYVQHVEQGLGELLARHPELAVVGVCSNDTGISPDDTPDRLAEQAERAGWGFPYLVDESQEVGRAFGAACTPDFFLFDAEGRLAYRGAMDDSSPGNGRPVTGELLEGAIVAVGNGETVPEPHRPAMGCSIKWR; encoded by the coding sequence ATGGCTGCCGAATCGACGATGGTCCCGCTCGGGACACCGCTGCCCGCCTTCCGGCTCCCCTCCGCGACGGGGGAGGAGGTCGCCGCCGAGGACTACGACGGCCGGATGCTCCTGGTGGCGTTCCTCAGCCAGCACTGCCCCTACGTCCAGCACGTCGAGCAGGGCCTCGGCGAGCTGCTCGCCCGTCACCCCGAGCTCGCCGTGGTCGGCGTGTGCAGCAACGACACCGGCATCTCACCCGACGACACCCCTGACCGCCTGGCCGAGCAGGCCGAGCGGGCGGGGTGGGGGTTCCCCTACCTGGTCGACGAGTCGCAGGAGGTGGGCCGTGCCTTCGGCGCCGCCTGCACGCCCGACTTCTTCCTCTTCGACGCCGAGGGCCGGTTGGCCTACCGCGGGGCGATGGACGACTCCAGCCCGGGCAACGGTCGACCGGTGACCGGGGAGCTGCTGGAGGGGGCGATCGTCGCCGTCGGGAACGGCGAGACGGTGCCCGAGCCGCACCGCCCCGCCATGGGGTGCTCGATCAAGTGGCGGTGA
- a CDS encoding HNH endonuclease, producing the protein MIERTASARPGAATPLADDVLAFARSLAGEVDGLDDAARVDLLRALEVLKSAAEGIQAVVAADLDASRRASAAARGVPGDRQGRGVAHEVALARRVSPHRGQRLLALATVLTREMPCTLAALRTGRITEWSATLLARETACLSLHDRQQIDRSLCGDPVAAEQMGPRELGDRARALASELDPASVVARRSKAEGDRHVTIRPAPDTMTWLTGHLPVKAGVAVYAALRAEADRLVAAGDGRGRGQIMADTLVDRVLGGTVDASSTVRVNVVIGVDALLAETDEAADIPGHGAVPASTVRDWIRQALASGGGLELRRLFADPVTGQLVAMESRSRTFPRALSELIALRDRRCRTPWCGAPVRHVDHVVSHADGGPTSADNGQGLCQACNHAKQAHGWSARPRPGPGHGVTTTTPTGHTYASTAAALIRGRTGAGGPRVDWAWAA; encoded by the coding sequence CCACGCCGCTGGCCGACGACGTGCTGGCGTTCGCGAGGTCGCTCGCGGGCGAGGTCGACGGTCTCGACGATGCCGCCCGGGTCGACCTGCTCCGCGCCCTCGAGGTCCTCAAGAGCGCCGCGGAGGGCATCCAGGCGGTCGTGGCCGCCGACCTCGACGCGTCCCGGAGGGCGTCCGCCGCGGCACGCGGGGTCCCCGGCGACCGGCAGGGTCGAGGCGTCGCTCACGAGGTCGCGCTGGCCCGACGGGTCTCCCCGCACCGGGGCCAGCGACTCCTCGCGCTCGCCACGGTCCTGACCCGCGAGATGCCGTGCACGCTCGCTGCGCTCCGCACCGGCCGGATCACCGAGTGGTCGGCGACGCTGCTGGCCCGAGAGACCGCGTGCCTCAGCCTCCACGACCGGCAACAGATCGACCGGAGCTTGTGCGGCGACCCCGTCGCGGCCGAGCAGATGGGACCACGTGAGCTCGGCGACCGGGCCCGCGCGCTGGCGTCCGAGCTCGACCCCGCGTCGGTGGTCGCCCGTCGCAGCAAGGCTGAGGGCGACCGTCACGTCACGATCCGACCCGCCCCCGACACGATGACCTGGCTCACCGGACACCTGCCGGTCAAGGCCGGCGTCGCGGTCTACGCCGCCCTCCGGGCCGAGGCCGACCGACTCGTGGCCGCAGGCGACGGCCGCGGGCGGGGACAGATCATGGCGGACACCCTCGTCGACCGGGTCCTGGGTGGCACCGTGGATGCGAGCAGCACGGTCCGGGTCAACGTGGTCATCGGCGTCGACGCACTCCTCGCCGAGACCGACGAGGCGGCCGACATCCCCGGACACGGCGCGGTCCCCGCAAGCACGGTCCGTGACTGGATCCGGCAGGCCCTGGCATCGGGCGGTGGGCTCGAGCTCCGCCGCCTGTTCGCCGACCCGGTCACCGGTCAGCTGGTGGCCATGGAGTCCCGCTCACGTACCTTCCCGCGCGCACTGTCCGAGCTCATCGCCCTGCGTGACCGACGCTGTCGCACCCCTTGGTGCGGCGCCCCGGTTCGCCACGTCGACCACGTCGTGTCTCATGCCGACGGCGGCCCCACGAGCGCCGACAACGGCCAGGGACTGTGCCAAGCGTGCAACCACGCCAAGCAGGCCCACGGGTGGTCAGCCCGACCACGACCCGGCCCCGGCCACGGCGTCACGACCACGACCCCGACCGGACACACCTACGCCTCCACCGCCGCGGCACTCATCCGAGGTCGGACCGGGGCCGGGGGGCCGCGGGTCGACTGGGCCTGGGCCGCCTGA